Proteins from a genomic interval of Clostridium sp. 'deep sea':
- a CDS encoding S41 family peptidase, with protein sequence MNSKKTGLAIVGLLLIIFIASRLNITSQTNLNTIAQLSPSAEMSLSQMQEDINYLISKLKSVHPVTQAGIPQYLEQAIEAVNKQITTPLTAGDFYFKVTQIAGSLQDSHTYINCENTKQSLALNLPITWLKRSVVVTKDTDILKQGDQIIKIGNNTLPNIFDSLAHFIPAENKGWIRAKAPAELKKEVILRHLGLINLDNTVTVTYKRENQEFTANLPLISTRELAKVNNQKLENITTIFYDEMSLAVFQLNTGNYNNEFRTKLHKFFKQVAAKKIQHVAIDIRKNTEADFSVITELFSYLGFVNELKYYDSYVRYSKDAAKQKSNIAKTRGYKQYKNVLNINKHQAESLLFKGKFYILTSNHTFGTACQFAVISYDNKIATIIGEPTGNSATRYGDCLSFQLPNSGYMFTVSYKKLTRPNKNNDPATCLTPHEIVYTVAEDIKENRDAQIEALLKMITQEN encoded by the coding sequence ATGAATTCTAAAAAAACAGGTCTGGCTATAGTAGGATTACTATTAATAATATTTATAGCCTCAAGGTTAAATATAACTAGTCAAACCAATTTGAATACTATAGCTCAATTATCACCCTCAGCCGAAATGAGCCTTAGCCAAATGCAAGAAGATATTAATTACTTAATTTCTAAGTTAAAATCTGTGCATCCAGTTACCCAAGCTGGTATTCCTCAATATTTAGAGCAAGCAATAGAAGCTGTAAATAAACAAATTACCACACCTTTAACTGCGGGTGATTTTTATTTTAAAGTAACCCAAATAGCTGGCTCTTTACAAGACTCCCACACTTATATCAATTGTGAAAATACAAAGCAAAGCCTAGCACTCAATTTACCTATAACTTGGTTAAAAAGAAGCGTGGTAGTTACTAAAGATACAGATATATTAAAACAAGGTGACCAAATAATAAAAATTGGCAATAATACTTTACCAAATATTTTTGACAGCTTAGCTCACTTTATTCCTGCCGAAAATAAAGGTTGGATTCGAGCAAAAGCTCCAGCTGAGTTAAAAAAAGAAGTAATACTAAGGCATTTAGGACTCATTAATTTAGATAACACTGTTACCGTAACCTATAAAAGAGAAAACCAAGAATTTACTGCTAATTTGCCCCTTATAAGTACTAGGGAGTTGGCTAAAGTAAATAATCAAAAGCTTGAGAATATTACTACTATATTTTATGATGAGATGTCCTTAGCGGTATTTCAACTTAATACAGGTAACTATAATAATGAGTTTAGAACTAAGCTGCATAAATTTTTTAAACAAGTAGCAGCGAAAAAAATACAGCATGTAGCTATTGATATAAGAAAAAATACGGAAGCAGATTTTAGCGTTATAACGGAGCTGTTTTCTTATTTAGGTTTTGTAAATGAGTTAAAATACTATGACTCATATGTTAGATACTCTAAAGATGCCGCTAAGCAAAAATCTAATATAGCCAAAACAAGGGGTTACAAACAATATAAAAATGTCTTAAATATTAATAAACATCAAGCAGAAAGCCTTTTATTTAAAGGTAAATTTTATATATTAACCTCAAACCATACCTTTGGTACTGCTTGTCAGTTTGCAGTTATAAGCTACGACAATAAAATAGCCACCATTATTGGTGAGCCTACAGGAAATTCTGCAACAAGGTATGGAGATTGTTTAAGTTTTCAGTTGCCTAACTCTGGATATATGTTTACAGTATCATATAAAAAATTAACTAGACCAAATAAAAATAATGACCCAGCAACCTGCTTAACACCCCATGAAATAGTTTATACCGTAGCAGAAGATATAAAAGAAAATAGAGACGCCCAAATTGAGGCATTGCTAAAAATGATAACTCAAGAAAATTAA
- a CDS encoding CAP-associated domain-containing protein, whose translation MRIKKKYICILLFVLLTIPAMASSVHQRIAVLFNDSQVYVNNKPIAVNSMTYEGTLYVPLREVSQLLNKEVVYDSKNKIAHINDKKDLFSELKSINSAGINGVNVGMSKDELIDALGLPNRVDTSIHGFTWYVYNKNLEKYVQAGVKDNEVIAVYSNIGDWDLEHSVKLGLEKSIIDRKLGSPLPTFEEGNKTYTVTNNDGMALYKFNKQLYAYIFYDIYHNNTVTGMMMWDKKLPFNDIYIGNYDDFDSVEWQKAMSKQMFDLNNTIRIRNSLNCFEWDNNIASVAYSHSCDMAKNKYFDHTNKKGKTPFDRLTEHGLKYVLASENIAKGQRNSIFAFEALMNSKSHRDNILGNYSKLGVGVFYYDGDKKAYYTQNFITPSLGE comes from the coding sequence ATGCGTATTAAAAAAAAGTATATTTGTATATTACTATTTGTACTACTAACAATACCGGCTATGGCATCTTCAGTGCATCAACGCATAGCTGTCTTGTTTAATGATTCTCAGGTTTATGTTAATAATAAACCTATTGCTGTTAATAGCATGACATATGAAGGTACTTTGTATGTGCCATTGAGAGAGGTCTCTCAACTACTAAACAAAGAGGTCGTTTACGATAGTAAAAACAAGATAGCCCATATAAATGATAAAAAAGATTTATTTAGTGAGTTAAAAAGTATTAATAGTGCAGGTATTAATGGTGTAAATGTAGGTATGAGTAAAGATGAGTTGATAGATGCTTTAGGATTACCAAATAGAGTGGATACATCAATACATGGATTTACTTGGTATGTATATAATAAAAATTTAGAAAAGTATGTGCAGGCAGGGGTTAAAGATAACGAGGTAATCGCCGTATATAGTAATATTGGCGACTGGGATTTAGAACACTCTGTTAAATTAGGTTTAGAAAAAAGTATAATTGATAGAAAACTAGGAAGCCCTTTACCCACTTTTGAAGAGGGTAATAAAACATACACTGTAACTAATAATGATGGTATGGCACTATACAAATTTAACAAACAATTATATGCCTATATCTTTTATGACATTTATCATAATAATACAGTTACAGGAATGATGATGTGGGATAAAAAACTGCCTTTTAATGATATTTATATAGGTAATTATGATGATTTTGATTCAGTAGAATGGCAAAAAGCAATGAGTAAACAAATGTTTGACTTAAATAATACTATTCGCATAAGAAATAGTTTAAACTGTTTTGAGTGGGATAATAACATAGCATCTGTGGCCTATAGTCATAGCTGTGACATGGCTAAAAATAAATATTTTGATCACACAAACAAGAAAGGCAAAACACCTTTTGATAGATTGACAGAGCATGGATTAAAATATGTATTAGCCTCGGAAAATATCGCAAAAGGACAAAGAAATTCTATCTTTGCATTTGAAGCTTTAATGAATTCAAAGAGTCACCGAGATAATATATTAGGCAATTACAGCAAATTAGGAGTAGGCGTGTTTTATTATGATGGAGATAAAAAAGCTTATTATACGCAAAATTTTATAACACCAAGCTTAGGCGAATAA
- a CDS encoding DNA-deoxyinosine glycosylase: MFISGFGPIVNKQCNTLILGSMPSVTSLSEHRYYAFSRNQFWRLVCDLFNTEYINNYEQRVKFLLSNKIALWDVVKSCVREGSLDTDIKKPLVNNFQWLFVTFPNIKTIVFNGAKSRQLFLRYVNERWYENKTLIKLPSSSPAYTMAYAKKLVEWQKAIINKSYINRGVK; this comes from the coding sequence ATGTTTATAAGTGGTTTTGGACCAATAGTTAATAAGCAGTGTAATACTTTAATATTAGGTTCAATGCCCAGTGTTACGTCTTTAAGCGAACATCGCTATTACGCTTTTTCACGAAATCAGTTTTGGCGTTTAGTATGTGATTTATTTAATACAGAATACATAAATAACTATGAGCAAAGAGTAAAGTTTTTGCTTAGTAATAAAATTGCACTTTGGGATGTTGTAAAGTCATGTGTAAGAGAAGGTAGTTTAGATACAGACATTAAAAAGCCATTAGTAAATAACTTTCAGTGGTTATTTGTTACATTCCCTAATATTAAAACAATTGTGTTTAATGGCGCAAAATCAAGACAATTATTTTTACGTTATGTTAATGAAAGATGGTATGAAAATAAAACACTAATTAAATTACCGTCTTCTAGTCCAGCATACACAATGGCTTATGCTAAGAAGTTAGTTGAGTGGCAAAAGGCCATTATAAATAAGTCTTATATAAATAGGGGAGTTAAATAA
- a CDS encoding helix-turn-helix transcriptional regulator, translating to MVEVSQKKIREGLRIRRKKKGLTQKELAQELGMSRSFYGLIETGLREPSMDVAIKMARYFDTTIEDLFYRSYWLKYLDSREIKEIDVVYRKQ from the coding sequence ATGGTAGAAGTTTCGCAAAAGAAAATTAGAGAGGGTCTCAGAATTAGGCGTAAGAAAAAAGGACTTACTCAAAAAGAATTGGCGCAAGAGCTTGGTATGTCTAGAAGTTTTTACGGACTAATTGAAACAGGTTTAAGGGAACCATCGATGGATGTAGCTATTAAAATGGCAAGATACTTTGATACAACTATAGAAGACCTCTTTTATAGATCTTATTGGTTAAAGTACTTAGACAGCAGAGAGATTAAAGAGATAGATGTAGTTTATCGAAAACAGTAA
- a CDS encoding DUF3048 domain-containing protein, which yields MQPIKKLFLFLVTLLFLVGCQNDNFAPVISASPMPDVAANPIIRIKPELPGAFFVMVDDHPNARPQQNLEKADIVYEMICEWTITRYMAGFYTKDPVRVGPVRSARYYYAQAIKPYDTLYIHVGGNMDAMAMIKNLRLKDMCDITNASGYYVRDKSREAPHNAYITTKSLLKYAAKRNYELKPLPKLIRGKLTGGRDINKLDIIYGTDKYPHDVTWIYQEDKDQYLRYLNGDVFITASGNNIYADNLIIIEAPTKLVNVPVDYKQSEMNIIGKGKAIFLRNGKMYSGIWKKDSVNDHFTYRLDDGRVWIYDKGNVWIQQVHCLDKNTTISLVNSQ from the coding sequence ATGCAACCTATAAAAAAGTTATTTCTTTTTTTAGTTACACTCTTGTTTCTTGTAGGGTGCCAAAATGACAACTTTGCTCCCGTTATATCTGCTAGCCCAATGCCAGATGTAGCTGCTAATCCTATCATTAGAATTAAGCCGGAGTTACCAGGTGCCTTTTTTGTTATGGTAGATGATCACCCCAATGCTAGACCTCAACAAAACTTAGAAAAAGCCGATATAGTATATGAAATGATTTGCGAGTGGACTATAACAAGATACATGGCTGGGTTTTATACTAAAGATCCGGTTAGAGTTGGGCCTGTAAGAAGTGCAAGATATTACTATGCTCAGGCTATTAAACCATATGATACTCTTTACATACATGTTGGTGGAAATATGGATGCGATGGCAATGATTAAAAACTTAAGACTTAAAGATATGTGCGACATAACAAATGCAAGTGGCTATTATGTAAGAGATAAAAGTCGTGAAGCACCCCATAATGCCTACATAACAACTAAATCTCTTTTGAAATATGCCGCTAAAAGAAATTACGAACTTAAACCACTGCCTAAATTAATACGTGGTAAATTAACAGGCGGTAGAGATATAAATAAACTAGATATAATATATGGCACTGATAAGTATCCTCATGATGTAACATGGATTTACCAAGAGGATAAAGATCAGTATTTAAGGTATTTAAATGGAGATGTATTTATCACTGCATCTGGTAATAACATATATGCAGATAACTTAATAATAATTGAAGCGCCAACAAAATTAGTGAATGTTCCTGTAGATTACAAACAGAGCGAAATGAACATAATAGGAAAAGGTAAAGCCATATTTTTGCGTAATGGAAAAATGTACAGTGGTATATGGAAAAAAGACAGTGTAAATGACCACTTTACATACCGACTTGATGATGGGCGCGTGTGGATTTATGATAAGGGCAATGTATGGATTCAACAAGTACACTGCCTTGATAAAAACACAACTATTTCATTAGTTAATTCTCAATAA
- a CDS encoding prolyl oligopeptidase family serine peptidase produces MWKIKEIWSSLKKTGFKQVELTSGYIIAKRKYHKNLPYYIFNNNQKGEKPLVMFIHGYTDTPLLGLTTALDLANAGFVAVLPEAKWHGFEKPANFKELFASDSFIYSMFKVFKDTIKGISELTTYLQNKHIACKTPVGISGFSMGGYISYILPLLDNRFSVAAPVSGSPYHYDVKAQEHFNINMNEKILKAMNDIPEPSQFIAKLSKISWLIQHAKDDETVSYNGSFKFVNLLQQREGNIDLEYKFYEKAGHHYEFYMKDTLVAWFCKKLL; encoded by the coding sequence ATGTGGAAGATAAAGGAGATATGGAGTAGCTTAAAAAAAACAGGTTTTAAACAAGTTGAACTAACAAGCGGCTATATAATTGCAAAAAGAAAATACCATAAAAACTTACCATATTATATATTTAACAATAATCAAAAGGGTGAAAAACCACTGGTAATGTTTATTCACGGTTATACAGATACTCCACTTTTGGGTTTAACTACAGCTTTAGATTTAGCAAATGCTGGATTTGTAGCAGTTCTACCAGAAGCCAAGTGGCATGGCTTTGAAAAACCAGCTAATTTTAAAGAGTTATTTGCAAGTGATAGCTTTATTTACTCTATGTTTAAGGTATTCAAAGATACCATAAAAGGAATAAGTGAATTAACTACTTATTTGCAAAATAAACATATAGCTTGCAAAACCCCAGTTGGTATTAGTGGCTTTTCTATGGGAGGGTATATAAGCTACATATTGCCTCTGTTGGACAACCGCTTTTCAGTGGCTGCTCCAGTTAGTGGTTCACCATATCATTATGATGTTAAAGCTCAAGAACACTTTAACATTAATATGAATGAAAAAATACTTAAAGCTATGAATGATATTCCAGAGCCTTCTCAATTTATAGCTAAACTAAGTAAAATAAGTTGGCTTATTCAGCATGCAAAAGACGATGAAACAGTTTCCTATAATGGAAGTTTTAAATTTGTGAATCTACTACAGCAAAGAGAAGGTAATATTGACTTAGAGTATAAGTTTTATGAAAAAGCAGGCCATCACTACGAGTTTTATATGAAAGATACACTAGTAGCTTGGTTTTGTAAAAAGCTCTTATAA
- a CDS encoding HAMP domain-containing sensor histidine kinase: protein MNSIRQKLFAQIGSIIIILIIVLILANTYLLPRYYLSREKNQLLDYYKKINDYQSTDYQAYLKDFVIIENQSNTDILVYSADGKVIYASKSQTLKYNTEKKNIPPKLNKDVVPPRPPLTVVKIESVNKQVSFMWAQDQRSHTRVLILTGLLDNGLGIDLTTSLLAIKTSTALANRFLLITGIPLFFIGLVSAYFLAKHFTKPIVLMNNATANMKNLNFNICCTINSNDEIGQLAQGINEMSVELASTIKSLNSSNKNLQKQIQEKIKIDKKRKELLNNVSHELKTPLALMQGYAEGLKLNIAKDQERADFYCDVIVDETKKMNYLVQNLLNINQLEFGDKALRKTEFEIVDLVDYCIKKFQQKISNKGIDVTFNGLYPIDVYADMLKVEQVLNNYISNAIYYVDERKILKIKMVDKNKHVRIEVYNTCSGIKEDELEKMWNSFYKRDEARTYREGSHGLGLSIVKAIMEADQNDYGVKLENEGITFWFEVSKVL from the coding sequence ATGAATTCAATAAGGCAAAAGCTTTTTGCGCAGATAGGTTCAATAATAATAATACTTATTATTGTATTAATATTAGCGAATACCTATTTGTTGCCAAGATATTATTTAAGCAGAGAGAAAAATCAGCTTTTGGATTACTATAAAAAAATAAATGACTATCAATCAACAGACTATCAAGCTTATTTAAAAGATTTTGTTATTATTGAAAATCAGTCTAATACAGATATTCTTGTGTACTCAGCAGATGGTAAAGTAATATATGCTTCAAAGTCTCAAACCTTAAAATACAATACTGAAAAGAAAAATATTCCCCCAAAACTTAATAAGGATGTTGTACCACCCAGACCCCCGCTTACTGTGGTTAAAATAGAAAGTGTTAATAAACAAGTGAGCTTTATGTGGGCCCAAGATCAGCGAAGTCATACCAGAGTATTAATTTTAACAGGTCTATTAGATAATGGGTTAGGCATAGATTTAACTACCTCATTATTAGCAATTAAAACAAGTACTGCTTTAGCAAATAGATTTTTATTAATTACCGGCATACCACTATTTTTTATAGGCTTAGTTTCTGCTTATTTTTTAGCTAAACACTTTACCAAACCAATTGTATTAATGAATAATGCCACAGCGAACATGAAAAACTTAAATTTTAATATTTGTTGTACAATAAACTCTAATGATGAAATTGGGCAACTAGCACAAGGCATTAATGAAATGTCGGTGGAGTTAGCAAGTACCATTAAATCCTTAAACAGTAGTAATAAAAACTTACAAAAGCAAATACAAGAAAAAATTAAAATTGATAAAAAACGAAAAGAGCTATTGAATAATGTATCACATGAGCTAAAAACTCCGCTAGCATTAATGCAGGGCTATGCCGAAGGGTTGAAGCTTAACATTGCTAAAGATCAGGAGAGAGCAGATTTTTATTGTGATGTAATAGTTGATGAAACCAAAAAGATGAACTATTTAGTACAGAATTTACTGAATATTAATCAGCTCGAATTTGGAGATAAAGCCCTAAGAAAAACAGAGTTTGAGATAGTAGACTTAGTAGACTATTGCATTAAGAAATTTCAGCAAAAAATTTCTAACAAAGGTATAGATGTAACATTTAATGGCCTTTACCCTATTGACGTATACGCAGACATGCTTAAGGTAGAGCAGGTATTAAATAACTACATTAGTAATGCCATTTATTATGTAGATGAACGTAAAATCCTAAAAATAAAGATGGTTGATAAAAACAAACATGTACGTATTGAGGTTTATAACACATGTAGTGGTATAAAGGAAGATGAGCTAGAAAAAATGTGGAACAGCTTCTATAAAAGAGATGAAGCCAGAACCTACCGCGAGGGTAGCCATGGTTTAGGATTATCAATAGTAAAAGCCATCATGGAAGCAGATCAAAATGATTACGGAGTGAAGCTTGAAAATGAGGGTATTACATTTTGGTTTGAGGTTAGCAAAGTACTATAG
- a CDS encoding response regulator transcription factor, which produces MSKKVLIAEDDQRMQMLVSDFLIHEGYEVIVASNGKDALVKLKEVKDIKLIVLDVMMPFLNGWQVCQEVRKTSTIPIIMLTAKNTEPDELRGFTKGVDEYITKPFSPSIFVARVNALYSRTYNQKDMVEVAIGDLTINTLKHKVWCKNEVIDLSQTEYSLLLFLLENKGIVLSREQLLNKVWGFDYQGTDRTVDTHINRLRVKLRECGYYIQTVRGYGYKIEVCS; this is translated from the coding sequence ATGAGCAAAAAAGTACTTATTGCTGAAGATGACCAGCGAATGCAAATGTTAGTAAGCGATTTTCTTATCCATGAAGGTTATGAGGTTATAGTTGCTTCAAATGGCAAGGATGCTCTCGTAAAGCTTAAAGAGGTTAAGGACATAAAACTAATAGTATTAGATGTGATGATGCCTTTTCTTAATGGCTGGCAGGTATGCCAAGAGGTTAGAAAAACTAGCACAATTCCAATTATTATGTTAACAGCTAAAAATACAGAACCAGATGAACTACGGGGGTTTACTAAAGGTGTTGATGAGTACATAACTAAACCCTTTAGTCCTTCAATTTTTGTGGCAAGAGTTAATGCTCTATATTCACGAACCTACAATCAAAAAGATATGGTTGAAGTAGCTATTGGAGATTTAACAATTAATACGCTTAAACACAAGGTATGGTGTAAAAACGAAGTAATAGACCTTAGTCAAACTGAATACAGTTTGTTATTGTTTTTGTTAGAAAATAAAGGTATAGTATTATCGCGAGAACAACTACTAAATAAAGTATGGGGATTTGATTATCAAGGAACAGATAGAACGGTAGATACCCATATAAATCGTTTAAGGGTAAAGTTAAGAGAGTGTGGCTATTATATTCAAACGGTAAGAGGTTATGGCTATAAAATAGAGGTGTGTTCATGA
- a CDS encoding polyphosphate polymerase domain-containing protein produces MINKRHELKYMINKMEYHIIVNKLSKILNRDNNSINNNYTVSSLYFDNFNNKAYHDKLNGEAIRHKFRVRYYNNNTERLKLEQKSKINQITIKQSVLLTKLELTQIFKSNFNFLLAKNHLLYYKFYQQLQHELLKPKVIVKYQREAFIHKAGRLRITFDKQVKTANNQTNIFAKNLKFIDAIDPSIIIMEIKFNEVLPSFIKGILECAHTRQIAASKYVFSRKYNAIF; encoded by the coding sequence ATGATTAATAAAAGGCATGAACTTAAGTATATGATTAACAAAATGGAATACCACATTATTGTTAATAAGCTAAGCAAAATATTAAACCGTGATAACAATAGTATAAATAATAATTACACTGTTTCAAGCTTGTATTTTGATAATTTTAATAATAAGGCTTATCATGACAAGCTAAATGGCGAAGCTATAAGGCATAAGTTTAGAGTTAGATATTACAACAATAACACTGAGCGTTTAAAGCTAGAGCAAAAATCTAAAATTAACCAAATAACCATTAAGCAGTCAGTTTTACTAACTAAGCTAGAGCTTACACAAATTTTTAAGAGCAATTTTAACTTTTTATTAGCAAAAAATCACTTGCTCTATTATAAATTTTATCAGCAACTACAACACGAGTTATTAAAACCTAAGGTAATTGTTAAATACCAAAGAGAAGCCTTTATTCATAAGGCCGGCAGGTTAAGAATTACCTTTGATAAACAAGTTAAAACAGCAAATAATCAAACAAATATTTTTGCAAAAAACCTTAAGTTTATTGATGCTATTGACCCAAGTATTATTATTATGGAAATTAAATTTAATGAGGTATTGCCTAGCTTTATAAAAGGTATACTTGAGTGCGCACATACAAGACAAATAGCAGCCTCAAAGTATGTTTTTTCACGAAAATATAATGCAATATTTTAA
- a CDS encoding DUF4956 domain-containing protein has translation MTTIKDILENGLFQNTASISAVQIAITLFLSFIAGIFIYQIYKKTYQSVIYTKSFNIALVMMTMVTSFVILAVTSNVVLSLGMVGALSIVRFRSAIKDPIDIVFMFWSIASGIVIGAGFYSLAVIGCLVVGVILYALTNMVTKDNPFLLLINLTECGVEEEVLKKVKSTASRYFVRSKTISTDGVELTLELRIKDNETSFINDLKSLSSVNNVMLISNNEFSS, from the coding sequence ATGACAACAATTAAAGATATTTTAGAGAATGGTTTATTTCAAAACACCGCCAGCATTTCAGCTGTACAAATTGCGATAACCTTATTTTTATCATTTATAGCGGGGATTTTTATCTATCAAATATATAAAAAGACATACCAAAGTGTTATTTACACCAAGAGCTTTAATATTGCCTTAGTAATGATGACTATGGTTACTTCATTTGTAATTTTGGCTGTAACCTCAAATGTTGTTTTATCACTTGGTATGGTTGGTGCCTTAAGTATAGTACGTTTTAGAAGCGCCATAAAAGACCCAATTGATATTGTTTTTATGTTTTGGTCTATTGCCTCAGGCATAGTTATTGGAGCAGGATTTTATTCATTGGCAGTTATAGGCTGTTTAGTAGTTGGGGTTATTTTATATGCATTAACTAATATGGTAACCAAAGATAATCCATTTTTATTATTGATTAACTTAACTGAATGTGGAGTAGAAGAAGAGGTGCTTAAAAAAGTAAAATCAACAGCTTCTAGGTACTTTGTAAGGTCAAAAACTATAAGTACAGATGGTGTAGAATTAACTCTTGAGTTAAGAATAAAAGACAACGAAACTAGCTTTATTAATGATTTAAAGTCATTAAGCAGTGTAAACAATGTTATGTTAATTAGTAATAACGAGTTTTCAAGTTAG
- a CDS encoding CotH kinase family protein produces the protein MKLLKTCLCIVIVLALTILVDMVTLFSISNLNTDLSLVDTNVFPHHKVINVSITIAEEDYQKMLDTPLNEEYFKANVDYNGYTFNSVAIRTKGNSSLKSVANTNSDRYSLKLDLDYYISEQNLFGIKNINLNNLFADNTMMAEYLAYEMLSELETAVPRTTYTALYINDKYVGLYLSVEQVDESFLLNNYGNANGELYKPYQGEGCNLEYTTDNGKSYSGLQIKNKVNSANNKLVELLKAIESPEKLDNIFNVDSFLKYLAMSVATIHLDCYQGGMFHNYYIYNNNDSFEWIAWDLNMAFNGFPKGPNEPEAFDFYIDEPVIGNMSNYPLIEAIFSKDEYVDKYHNYLQQIASGYFNYTTFNDRVLEIYNMIKGYVKADPTAFYSYDEFEEALFADSENHVSLLNFAKLSSTNIKQQLAGDKQSTNNGNGNVSGTNNRNINKNKPPNNGEQKEKPTGTKNDKNMPFKFNENGQVILPKDVSLNDLPSSLQQYLIKGELPPRQEFENILEQFSPELKQKLGLNKQIGFEGERQVQDKQPKQSSFYGLIPNLILLILGTLGLIVFTLFIKHKF, from the coding sequence ATGAAATTGCTTAAAACCTGTTTATGTATTGTAATAGTTTTAGCATTAACTATATTAGTTGATATGGTTACACTTTTTAGCATAAGTAATCTAAATACTGATTTAAGCTTAGTTGACACAAATGTTTTTCCTCATCATAAGGTAATAAACGTATCTATTACTATTGCAGAAGAAGATTATCAAAAGATGCTTGATACGCCCCTAAATGAAGAGTACTTTAAGGCCAATGTTGATTATAATGGTTACACCTTTAATAGTGTAGCCATAAGAACCAAAGGCAACTCAAGTCTTAAATCTGTAGCTAATACAAATAGTGATCGTTATAGTTTAAAGCTTGATTTAGACTACTATATTAGTGAGCAAAATCTATTTGGGATAAAGAACATTAACCTGAATAATTTATTTGCAGACAATACCATGATGGCAGAATATTTGGCTTACGAAATGTTAAGTGAACTAGAGACAGCTGTCCCACGAACTACCTATACAGCCCTTTATATTAATGATAAATATGTAGGACTCTATTTAAGCGTAGAACAGGTTGATGAGAGCTTTTTATTAAATAATTATGGTAATGCTAATGGTGAGCTATATAAGCCATATCAAGGTGAAGGATGTAATTTAGAGTATACTACTGATAATGGTAAAAGCTACTCAGGGTTACAGATTAAAAACAAGGTAAATAGCGCAAATAATAAGTTAGTTGAGCTATTAAAAGCTATTGAGTCACCAGAAAAGCTAGATAATATTTTTAATGTTGACTCATTTTTAAAATACCTAGCCATGAGTGTGGCTACTATTCATTTAGATTGTTACCAAGGTGGTATGTTTCATAACTACTATATTTATAATAATAATGATAGTTTTGAGTGGATAGCCTGGGATTTAAACATGGCTTTTAATGGTTTTCCCAAAGGCCCTAATGAACCAGAAGCTTTTGATTTTTATATAGATGAACCAGTAATTGGTAACATGAGTAACTACCCACTTATTGAAGCTATTTTTAGTAAAGATGAGTATGTTGATAAATATCATAATTATTTACAGCAAATAGCTAGTGGCTATTTTAACTATACTACTTTTAACGATAGGGTGTTAGAGATTTATAATATGATAAAAGGATATGTGAAAGCTGACCCCACTGCTTTTTACTCTTATGATGAATTTGAAGAGGCTCTGTTTGCAGATAGTGAAAACCATGTTAGTCTACTAAACTTTGCCAAGCTAAGTAGCACTAATATAAAACAACAACTAGCTGGAGATAAACAAAGCACTAACAATGGTAATGGCAATGTTTCTGGTACTAATAATAGAAACATAAATAAAAACAAACCACCTAATAATGGTGAACAAAAAGAGAAACCTACAGGAACTAAAAATGATAAAAACATGCCTTTTAAATTCAATGAAAACGGGCAGGTTATTCTTCCTAAAGATGTTAGTTTAAACGATTTGCCCTCTAGTTTACAGCAATATTTAATAAAAGGTGAACTACCACCCAGGCAAGAGTTTGAAAACATTTTAGAGCAATTTTCACCCGAACTTAAACAAAAATTAGGTTTAAATAAACAAATAGGTTTTGAGGGTGAACGACAGGTTCAAGATAAACAGCCCAAGCAATCATCTTTTTATGGGCTAATACCTAATTTAATATTGTTAATTCTAGGTACCTTAGGCTTAATAGTTTTTACATTATTTATTAAGCATAAATTTTAG